The following coding sequences lie in one Zingiber officinale cultivar Zhangliang chromosome 2B, Zo_v1.1, whole genome shotgun sequence genomic window:
- the LOC122048966 gene encoding oligopeptide transporter 1-like, which yields MSIFVNSVGSPGFYNITIAKIFYRKEIHILPALLLVISTQFLGFGFAGLFLKVFVDSPYMWWPNVIASISLYRALHEQDKRPKGGLSRYQFFFIVCAAIFAYSIIPAYFFQSVTALSFVCWIWKDSITAQQIGSGMNGLGVGSISLDWMTVTSFLGSPLVLPSFAIFNRLIGFIAVAYIIIPFSYWSNAFEARKFPLFSTNIYDSQGHKYNVSRILDSNTTVTFNQEAYDNYSKIYFTTSLIYSYAFILAQYTSSISQITLFYGRSLWQKFKRAYKDDDELDVHGRLMK from the exons ATGTCCATATTTGTTAATTCGGTAGGCAGTCCAGGCTTTTACAACATCACTATCGCCAAGATCTTTTACCGCAAAGAAATTCATATTTTACCCGCTTTGCTCTTGGTTATATCAACTCAG TTCTTGGGCTTCGGATTTGCCGGTTTGTTTCTAAAAGTTTTTGTGGATTCACCGTACATGTGGTGGCCTAATGTAATTGCCAGCATCTCTCTTTACAG GGCATTACATGAGCAAGATAAGAGGCCTAAGGGAGGGCTATCACGTTATCAATTCTTTTTTATTGTCTGCGCTGCGATTTTCGCTTACAGCATCATCCCTGCTTATTTCTTCCAGTCTGTTACTGCTCTCTCCTTTGTGTGTTGGATATGGAAGGACTCAATCACTGCACAACAAATTGGCTCCGGGATGAATGGACTCGGCGTTGGATCAATTTCGCTTGATTGGATGACTGTGACAAGTTTTTTAGGAAGCCCTTTAGTTCTTCCTTCATTTGCGATATTCAATAGGTTGATTGGATTTATCGCGGTCGCATACATTATTATACCCTTCTCTTATTGGAGTAATGCATTTGAAGCAAGAAAATTTCCACTGTTTTCGACCAATATCTATGATTCTCAGGGCCACAAATACAATGTCTCTAGAATTCTAGATTCAAACACTACTGTCACCTTTAATCAAGAAGCCTATGATAACTACTCGAAGATTTACTTCACTACTTCACTGATTTATTCTTACGCATTTATTCTTGCTCAATACACATCCTCTATTTCTCAGATTACTCTTTTTTATGGGAG ATCACTGTGGCAAAAATTTAAGAGAGCATATAAAGACGATGATGAGCTAGATGTGCATGGGAGGCTAATGAAGTAA